A genomic stretch from Vanrija pseudolonga chromosome 6, complete sequence includes:
- the dpm3 gene encoding Dolichol-phosphate mannosyltransferase subunit 3, whose translation MSKGKNFLAAAVPAVIIYLLLLVGVLPVPFLAAETADEILPVIPWWLLVAFGSFSLSSLGLGLLRFNDTPEAYESLLREVAQAKNELRDQGVEVD comes from the exons CTAAAGGCAAAAActtcctcgcggccgccgtgcccgccgtcatcatctacctcctcctcctggtcGGCGTGTTGCCCGtgcccttcttggcggccgaGACTGCTGATGAGATCCTGCCGGTC ATCCCCTGgtggctcctcgtcgcgttCGGCTCCTTCTCCCTCTCgtccctcggcctcggcctcctccgctTCAACGACACGCCCGAGGCCTACGAGagcctgctgcgcgaggtcgcgcaggccaagaacgagctccgcgaccagggtgtcgaggtcgactaG
- the chmp3 gene encoding Charged multivesicular body protein 3, which translates to MKSFNRFLYGPTPEERVREWRNKLRKEQRQLDREIMNLKRHTDTSRGQLKVLAKKNDVKSAKILAKEIVRANKQRDRLESSKARINSVDMQLQHQLSMVKVTGAFQKSTEIMKQTNALVKLPQLSATMREMSMEMMKSGIMEEMMEETLEGLDDEELEEEADAEVDKVLFELTDGKLGQAGKVSSELPQEDEEETVAENARMERMMADLLSN; encoded by the exons ATGAAGAGCTTCAACCGATTCCTCTACGGCCCAACACCAGAAGAGCGGGTGCGCGAGTGGCGCAACAAGCTACGGAAAGAGCAGCGCCAGCTGGACCGCGAGATCATGAAC CTCAAGCGACACACGGACACGTCCAGGGGGCAGCTCAAGGTCCTGGCTAAGAAGAACGACGTCAAGTCGGCCAAGATCCTCGCCAAGGAGATTGTGCGTGCCAACAAGCAGCGCGACAGGCTCGAGTCGAGCAAGGCGCGGATCAACAGTGTCGACATGCAGCTCCAGCACCAGTTGT CCATGGTCAAGGTGACGGGAGCGTTCCAAAAGTCGACCGAGATCATGAAGCAGACCAATgcgctcgtcaagctccCCCAGctgtcggcgacgatgcgcgAGATGTCGATGGAGATGAtgaag TCCGGCATCATGGAGGAGATGATGgaggagacgctcgaggggctcgacgacgaggagctcgaggaggaggccgacgccgaggtcgacaaggTGCTGTTCGAACTCACGGACGGCAAGCTGGGCCAGGCGGGCAAGGTGTCGTCCGAGCTTCCG caggaggacgaggaggagacggtCGCCGAAAACGCGCGCATGGAGCGCATGATGGCCGACCTGCTGAGCAACTAG